A region from the Aliarcobacter thereius LMG 24486 genome encodes:
- a CDS encoding sulfite exporter TauE/SafE family protein, producing MELLTTFNLILIASIAISALIQGSIGVGFLMLATPLLATFTDLKTAIIYLLIPAIVINIMSILKEGSFKEAFLKFYKLALFSLIGSAIGTYILLYTDSDIFKILLVFSILFYLFFNKFNIKFTWIYEKKTFSRMFFGLITGLLGGLTNVMSASLLIYTLESKFTKKETIQAANLCFLSSKIIQIILFSYYGYITNEVINISIFSVIATIIFVYFGFKIKDKISQELYNKIIRVVLLIIAFILIFKLIFP from the coding sequence ATGGAACTATTAACTACTTTTAATTTAATATTAATTGCTTCAATAGCCATCTCAGCCTTAATTCAAGGAAGTATTGGTGTTGGCTTTTTGATGTTAGCTACACCACTTTTAGCAACTTTTACAGATTTAAAAACTGCAATAATATATCTTCTTATACCAGCAATTGTTATAAATATTATGTCAATATTAAAAGAAGGAAGTTTTAAAGAAGCATTTTTGAAATTCTATAAATTAGCACTTTTCTCTTTAATTGGTAGTGCAATAGGAACATATATATTATTATATACAGATTCTGATATTTTTAAAATTTTACTTGTATTCTCTATTCTTTTTTATCTCTTCTTTAATAAGTTTAATATTAAATTTACTTGGATTTATGAGAAGAAAACTTTTAGTAGAATGTTTTTTGGTCTTATAACAGGATTATTAGGTGGCTTAACAAATGTAATGTCAGCTAGTCTTTTAATTTATACATTAGAGTCAAAGTTTACAAAAAAAGAGACAATACAAGCTGCAAATTTATGTTTCTTGTCTAGTAAAATTATACAAATTATACTTTTTTCATATTATGGATATATTACAAATGAAGTAATAAATATTTCAATATTTTCAGTTATTGCTACTATTATTTTTGTATATTTTGGATTTAAGATAAAAGATAAAATTTCTCAAGAGTTATACAATAAGATAATAAGAGTAGTTTTATTAATTATTGCATTTATACTAATATTTAAGCTGATTTTTCCATAA
- the dsbD gene encoding protein-disulfide reductase DsbD: MRKWLLSLLIITYSFSLDLGNKVLEPEEAFQVTFIQNEKDLNIKLDLGKDIYLYDDKIEINITKPKKVALRDELNLPKPVEYDGFIVHLDNLNLTLPYSLLKDKIDSNKYEIELKFQGCSKAGLCYAPMKEKKVIFFEASNNEDNLAKQEEIIEETLASNELLSETDSIANTFKDSGTLLVLATFFGFGLLLSFTPCVFPMIPILSSIIVKASQNEKMSAKKGFFMSLVYVISMSVAYAMAGIIAGIFGANLQASLQNPYVLVTFSLIFIALAFSMFGYFEIKLPQAIQSRINKTTDGKEQQGILGIAIMGFLSALIVGPCVAPPLAGALVYIGQTGDALLGGMALFVMSLGMGVPLLLIGLGAGKFMPKPGGWMLSVTKIFGIIMLGVAIWLLDRVLNPSITMYLWALLFLGTGIYLRIYTHILAELIKVVITILGVILFVGAISGATNPLKPLDKFTSGVSISQKDELNFTYIKNIKELEDAISKSSKPVILDFWASWCVSCKELDEITFKDSEVISKLKNFTLLKVDVTANNEDDKAIQKRFGIVGPPALIFWNENKEEVKAAKIVGYKNPKEFIEIINRSF; the protein is encoded by the coding sequence TTTTAGAGCCAGAAGAGGCTTTTCAAGTTACTTTTATACAAAATGAAAAAGATTTAAATATTAAGTTGGATTTAGGAAAAGATATATATTTATATGATGATAAGATAGAGATAAATATTACAAAACCTAAGAAAGTTGCTTTAAGAGATGAACTGAATCTCCCAAAACCAGTTGAATATGATGGATTTATTGTTCATTTAGATAATTTAAATTTAACTTTACCATATAGTTTGCTAAAAGATAAAATAGATTCAAATAAATATGAAATTGAATTGAAATTTCAAGGTTGTTCAAAAGCTGGGCTTTGTTATGCACCTATGAAAGAGAAAAAAGTTATATTTTTTGAAGCTTCAAATAATGAAGATAATCTAGCAAAACAAGAAGAGATTATTGAAGAAACTTTAGCTTCAAATGAACTTTTAAGTGAAACAGATAGTATTGCAAATACATTTAAAGATTCAGGTACACTTTTGGTTCTTGCTACATTCTTTGGTTTTGGACTTTTATTATCATTTACACCTTGTGTTTTTCCTATGATTCCTATATTATCTTCAATTATAGTAAAAGCTTCTCAAAATGAGAAAATGAGTGCCAAAAAAGGTTTCTTTATGTCACTTGTTTATGTTATTTCAATGAGTGTTGCATATGCAATGGCTGGAATAATAGCAGGAATATTTGGAGCAAATTTACAAGCAAGTTTACAAAACCCTTATGTATTAGTTACTTTTTCTCTAATATTTATTGCTCTTGCATTCTCTATGTTTGGATATTTTGAGATTAAACTTCCTCAAGCAATACAATCAAGAATAAATAAAACAACAGATGGAAAAGAGCAACAAGGAATTTTAGGAATTGCTATTATGGGATTCTTATCAGCACTTATCGTTGGACCTTGTGTTGCACCTCCTCTTGCAGGAGCATTAGTATATATTGGTCAAACAGGAGATGCACTTTTAGGAGGAATGGCTTTATTTGTTATGAGTTTAGGAATGGGTGTTCCTTTATTGTTAATAGGTCTTGGAGCTGGTAAGTTTATGCCAAAACCAGGTGGTTGGATGCTAAGTGTTACAAAAATATTTGGAATTATTATGTTAGGAGTTGCTATTTGGCTTCTTGATAGAGTTTTAAATCCAAGTATAACTATGTATTTATGGGCTTTATTATTTTTAGGAACAGGAATTTATTTAAGAATTTATACTCATATATTGGCTGAACTTATAAAAGTTGTAATTACTATTTTAGGAGTTATTTTATTTGTAGGAGCAATTAGTGGAGCAACAAATCCACTTAAACCACTTGATAAATTTACAAGTGGAGTGTCAATTTCACAAAAAGATGAATTAAATTTTACATATATTAAAAACATAAAAGAGCTAGAAGATGCAATATCAAAATCATCAAAACCAGTTATTCTTGATTTCTGGGCATCTTGGTGTGTTTCTTGTAAAGAGTTAGATGAAATTACTTTTAAAGATAGTGAAGTAATATCAAAATTGAAAAACTTTACACTTCTAAAAGTAGATGTAACAGCAAATAATGAAGATGATAAAGCTATTCAAAAGAGATTCGGAATAGTAGGACCTCCTGCATTAATCTTTTGGAATGAAAATAAAGAAGAAGTTAAAGCAGCAAAAATTGTTGGGTATAAAAATCCAAAAGAATTTATAGAGATTATTAATAGAAGCTTTTAA